TTTGATTTATCTATATTCCTATATATATTCATGATAAGAGTCTCCGCTCCGCCTCGATCCATCGCACTTACAATGTGTAAAACCTTATTTATTCCCCCAATATTATCCAAATAAACACACCTTCTTAATCCTATCTGAAAGTCTAAAGATAATTACTCTTATAAACAATATTTAAACTCATGACACTTTCATAGTAATAAAAAATAAAATAACAAAACAATATTCCGTAATAGACTAGTTTCTGCTCCTTCTCACGAAAAAGTTTTACACACCAAGATATCAGGATTAATTGGTATAAACTGAAATAAATAGAAAACCTGGCAAATATCCAGTTTTGTGTAGAAATTATCATGAATACAAGTCCAATTATTGACATATTTACAATATAATCACTTTTCGGAAATATTGTCGACAGTTTTTCTCTACCCAAAAAGGCAATTAAAAGTGGGACTGCAGTTACAAGAACCCTAATAGAACTGGCTCCACCTTCTGAAAAATTTGCATAATGGCCATATTGGGTGTTCTCAATTGAAGAGAATAGTACACTTGAAAATTTATCAAACCCTATGACAATTAAGACAGAAAACAGTAATAGAACAATTGTCGTTTTAGACCATGCCTTAAACCTGACTAAGAAATAAATAGGAATAAGAACTAATGCACTTTGATGAAAGGTTGATGCTAATAGAACAATCAGGGTATATAAAAACCAGTTCCCATTAATTAAAAATTTTGTACCCGTAAAAATAATAGCTGCTGCTAAGCATTGTCTAATTCCATTCATAGTAACTAAAAATAATCCACCGGTTATATAAACGTAGGTACTTAATTCAAATATTCTTGAAT
The DNA window shown above is from Bacillus sp. T3 and carries:
- a CDS encoding EpsG family protein, yielding MTILWINLAIVFIFSFLARFLAAPNNNMENIPIRPNILFLFGAMISLVLVSGLRNNIGDTYFYMHIYEMNEFTWEYIHSQKDFGFGIFQKILKNYSDDPQILLVTTAFLTNVLIILVLRKYSRIFELSTYVYITGGLFLVTMNGIRQCLAAAIIFTGTKFLINGNWFLYTLIVLLASTFHQSALVLIPIYFLVRFKAWSKTTIVLLLFSVLIVIGFDKFSSVLFSSIENTQYGHYANFSEGGASSIRVLVTAVPLLIAFLGREKLSTIFPKSDYIVNMSIIGLVFMIISTQNWIFARFSIYFSLYQLILISWCVKLFREKEQKLVYYGILFCYFIFYYYESVMSLNIVYKSNYL